In Triticum aestivum cultivar Chinese Spring chromosome 5B, IWGSC CS RefSeq v2.1, whole genome shotgun sequence, the following proteins share a genomic window:
- the LOC123115576 gene encoding signal recognition particle 54 kDa protein 2-like: MSNATAINEKVLGECLNEISGALLQSDVQKIVNLETLVAGTNKRRIIQQAAFRELCNMLDPGKPVFNPKKGKPSVVMFVGLQG, translated from the exons ATGAGCAACGCCACGGCGATCAACGAGAAGGTGCTCGGGGAGTGCCTCAACGAGATCTCCGGCGCGCTCTTGCAGTCCGACGTCCAGAAGATCGTCAACCTCGAGACCCTCGTCGCCGGCACCAACAAGCGGCGCATCATACAGCAG GCCGCCTTCAGGGAGCTCTGCAACATGCTGGATCCAGGGAAGCCGGTCTTCAACCCCAAGAAGGGAAAGCCCAGCGTCGTCATGTTCGTTGGATTGCAGGGCTAG
- the LOC123115575 gene encoding tricetin 3',4',5'-O-trimethyltransferase-like, with amino-acid sequence MADDREAFMYALQLSLAAIVPMTLKSVVELGMLEILVGAGGKMLSPWEVAVQLPSANPCAPAMLDRMLRLMASYNIVSCEVQQGKDGLITRRYGAAPVCKWLTPDKDGASLGPLILLNDKILMETWYHLKDTVLDGGQPFDRAYGMTLFDYQAVDPRFNGVFNEAMKSHSTFIIRNLLQFYRGFDDDAVSTLVDVGGGLGATLHAITSRYPHIKGVNFDLPHVISQAPSFTGVQHVSGDMFDKVPSGDAILMKGILHDWTDEHCTKLLRNCYDALPGHGKVVVVDCVMPEKPDDTPEVKTMFKLDILMLMQTPGGKERCLKEFQELARTAGFVSVNATHICSSAWVVELMK; translated from the coding sequence ATGGCCGACGACAGGGAGGCCTTCATGTACGCGTTGCAGCTCTCATTGGCGGCTATCGTGCCAATGACACTCAAGAGCGTGGTGGAGCTGGGCATGCTAGAGATCCTTGTCGGCGCCGGTGGGAAGATGCTGTCGCCATGGGAGGTGGCCGTGCAGCTGCCGTCGGCTAACCCGTGCGCCCCGGCTATGCTGGACCGCATGCTGCGGCTGATGGCGTCGTACAACATCGTGTCATGCGAAGTGCAGCAAGGGAAGGACGGCCTGATCACCCGCCGGTACGGCGCCGCACCGGTGTGCAAGTGGCTCACCCCTGACAAGGACGGCGCTTCCCTAGGCCCGCTCATCCTCCTGAACGACAAGATCCTTATGGAGACCTGGTATCATCTCAAGGACACGGTGCTGGACGGTGGCCAACCCTTCGACAGGGCATACGGAATGACGCTGTTCGATTACCAGGCTGTGGATCCACGATTCAACGGCGTGTTTAATGAGGCCATGAAAAGCCACTCCACCTTCATCATCAGGAACCTCCTCCAGTTCTACAGGGGCTTTGATGATGATGCCGTCAGTACACTTGTCGACGTCGGTGGCGGCCTCGGCGCCACCCTCCACGCCATCACTTCCAGGTACCCGCACATCAAGGGGGTAAACTTCGACCTCCCCCACGTCATCTCCCAAGCTCCTTCTTTCACAGGCGTGCAGCATGTGAGCGGCGACATGTTCGACAAGGTGCCCTCTGGGGACGCCATCCTCATGAAGGGGATACTCCATGACTGGACCGACGAGCACTGCACCAAGCTTCTGAGGAACTGCTACGATGCACTGCCTGGGCACGGCAAGGTGGTCGTCGTGGACTGCGTCATGCCGGAGAAACCGGATGACACGCCCGAGGTGAAGACGATGTTCAAGCTGGATATTCTCATGCTCATGCAGACGCCCGGCGGCAAGGAGAGGTGTCTGAAGGAGTTCCAAGAGCTGGCCAGGACCGCCGGTTTTGTCAGCGTCAACGCCACCCACATCTGCAGCAGCGCCTGGGTCGTTGAGCTGATGAAGTAA